Genomic segment of Arachis hypogaea cultivar Tifrunner chromosome 11, arahy.Tifrunner.gnm2.J5K5, whole genome shotgun sequence:
tCCAATTAtcaaaactaaatgaaaaatgttaattaatacaccttgatattaaaaaaataattattttaaagggTCAAATTTTTATATGATAAGCATAAACAGCAATgacaacataaaataaaaaatataaaaattttagttttatataaAAGAgacaatatattaaaaaataaaaattcatataaaattatttaataatttttaaatataattgcaggtaatttaaaaaaaaattgaatagatACGAGTGACAAGTTGCTATAAAGAGGTGTTCCCACTTACAATAACACCACTGGATATTATTGTTGTTTTTAGTCGGTTATTGCAGAGATAATAATCGACCAACCAACCTACACCTATCCTCTGCACTTTTCTCTGCACTCTCAGTCCCATTCTTTTGTATTCATTCattcttttcatatctttttcttttttctccttctctctctctctcatacaaATCCCCCTTCCATTCCAAATCTCTACTTGCTCCATCCCTCCCTCTCGTCTTCCATGGACGTTGACATGGTCTCAACTACAATGATGATGCAACTAGAACGGTTACCTGAATTCTCCGAATCTTTTTACACCTCAATTCCCAATCAAGGAAGCGACTTCTCCGGTGGCCAAACCCTATTCACCGCACCACCAGCACCGCCGTGTTTGATTGATCCACCGCCGTCCAACAACGTCAACTTCCCCATCCAACACCAACCGATTGCATTCAGGAACCCTTACCATTGTTCTTCCTCATCGTCGGCGGAGAAGAAGAGTTCAATGGCGGCAATGAGGGAAATGATATTCCGAATAGCGGTTATGCAGCCGGTCCACATAGACCCGGAATCCGTAAAGGCGCCGAAGCGGAGGAACGTGAAGATCTCGAAGGATCCGCAGAGCGTGGCGGCGAGGCACCGGAGAGAAAGGATAAGCGAGAAGATAAGGATCTTGCAGCGGTTGGTGCCAGGTGGCACCAAAATGGACACTGCTTCCATGTTGGATGAAGCTGTGCACTATGTCAAGTTCTTGAAGAAGCAGGTGCAGACGCTGGAACAAGCAGAAGCAAGTAGAATAACAAGAACCCTTGGTGTTGGGTTTTCTTCTTCTAATAACAATGGCAATCATGTGAATTACGATGCTTTTTCTTTCAAGGGTAGTAGTAGTAGTTGCCAACAACTTTGTCATAATATTGTGGGTTCTACTTCTTCTTCCAAGTTACTCAGCTgagttattttattaatattattattatttaaaaagattaatgCTAAGGGAATATAATGTATTTCTCTCTGTGGCAATGTAGTTTTCATTGGTGCATGGTTTGGTGGATCATGTGAATGCGATATTGTTTCGATAACATGTTGCTGCGCCTGCCGTTACGATATTAATTATCGCCAACTCTATTATTTCTGACGCTTTGGTTTTTTTTTCcccatatatataatatgttattgtTTGATCattgttaatttattataaaagaaaaataatttcaatgCATTCATATTTTATAAGATATTTTAATTTACACTCATTTAAtgcatttaaataattattcaatttaaaaaacaCTTATTGAATTAATGTAATCATATatgacatataaaattattttgaaataatattatataaaaattaaatgaaattttaacaaaaataaattaacaaatatttCAATAAACAGATACATAAACACTTAAATAAAGTagctatttaaaaaatattcaaaaaatattttaaatttcaaacgtAATGGATCAgtctattctcttttttttttttaataatccaATCTGCATTGCACACACTCTCACAtatattatttatgtaaattaaagTCCAAATATAGATAAAATTATGGAAAAGAGAAATGCTTATGTACAAAGATTCGATCGAGTAAGGCTGTTTATCCGCCGTTGCGAATAAGATAGAGCAGATAGAATTTATTTGCGAGTAAAGTAAGATTGAGTATAGATTTATGGTATATTTTACctacatttttaatatattatatcgtatatatttaaaaattattgtataGTTAAAAAAGTGGATATTGAATTCACaacttttttattctaaaaattgaaagtaactactaagttaattatttaaattattaatttaatattttattatttaaagagtaATATTATAAGAATTTAGAGTTAGAAAAAGAGTgataagatatttatttttatttgtgttattttaattttattaaaaaattagtttgatgattatattatttataattttatattaaatttctttaagattttattgtttttatttattttttattttattaatttatataaaatatgagatgattaaattttatatttgtttaaaaatttgatttttctacTGATAGAATACGAGTAGAATAGGGTTAAGAATTTTAAAATACGGATAAGGTTAGAATTAAGAGATTTTTAATTtgcaaataaaataagattaaacttaaaaaaaaaaatcaattcacaaaataaaattaaaatagaatagtcCAAATCCTACTCTATCCTCTCCATTGTCAATCCTATTTATTATGTGTATTCTATCAAATTTAAAAGTAGTATAACTCTACACATAGTCAATCAAAATAACGAcaccaaaataataattttatagaaaatggcatatatagatatattcagttaatctttttttaaaaaaataaataaataaaataatatctaatgactatttattttatttttaacgatAATAAAAATAGTCATTAATATATTTACCAGTAATTAGATATTAGTTGTCTTATATTTTATTGCTAATAAATTTTAGCAATAATTATACAATTgtcgataaaaaaaaatttaataatcgtaaaaatatataattgacattataatatataataataacaaatatataattgttacaaaaatataaattaaataaaatatataataactattaCGGTGTTATCATAAAAAATGTTgccactaaaaattatttttgtagttATCTTTGCAAAGATCTATCCTCATCATGCTCTCATTATACATTAATCGATAATTGGCTACCtagcattttttttttattctacgTACTTAATTATTTTATCTTCTGAGAATCTAATTAAACGGATGAATTTACGATCAGGGACGGATACACTACCAGAAATACGATAGCTTACCATGGAAAAATACTCACGAACAAGAAGCAGTGGCAAATTTTTATGATCGTCGTAATCACTTGCAACGTTTTGCTTTTCCGTGGTTAAATTGTGCAAAAGTTTTTCACATTTTTGTTTGTCTGTGGCCAATTTGAATTGGACTCTCTCAATTACCACAGACCCAATGCTCACCGTGGCTAAATCAAACGATGTCTACTTTTAAATTATGCGCTTCTAGTGTTTCCTTCCATCCTTTTCAGTTCCTATTTTTTCCaaatttaaactttaataataaatttcaatttttaagggTGCAGACTTATCTAGTTTGTCGATGATTTTTTCTCTCTGCTTCCCAGCCATTTTCAATTGATAAGATATGCATTagttagaataatataaaaagagTACATACTTATAACTCTAATTAATTGagaataaatgataaaaatataaaattcataataaaaagaatacaTTTTTTTTGTCCCTAATTCAcaatatgtatttatttttctattttttatttttttattaatttaataaaaaaatatccgaCATAAGTTAACGTAGGTTTATTTTTGAAAtagttacaaaattttaatatttttttctccggcaatctttttttattttaataagttaGGATTAAGAATGTTCTTGTTTGATAAGTCTCTTCCTATTGTATAGTTCGTCCAGTCTGATTTTAGCTTGTTGTATTTCGAGTAGATGAGATATTCGTcagttcaataaaaaatatagtgTGTATATATCTGTAAAAAATACTTTAACATTTAAATTAGCTTTCATGTAatataaaattagtatttttaatatttttttatttatccagAGTGTCTCTTAGAAATAAAGGTGGCAACATATACACTTTATTTACGGATACTTAATCCGACCCACTCAATCGAATAGAGTTACCAACTTGATCTGCAACGGATATGAATAGAATTTTTGTGTGGGTTGGATAGGGTATGGGTTGAGTCTCAACCCTACCCAACCAATCCGCAacctatatatgtaaatattatatacttatataaaaatatatttcaaataaATGTTGAATCAAAAATCTCTCGCTAAATACAAAAAATTCTTagttactaaaaaaattattaattaataatttaattttttttataaaaattaattttattttaaattatcattaagttatataataatattgtatttttttataacttGCGGATTAAAAACGAATATAATTAAAGT
This window contains:
- the LOC112720480 gene encoding transcription factor HEC2-like; amino-acid sequence: MDVDMVSTTMMMQLERLPEFSESFYTSIPNQGSDFSGGQTLFTAPPAPPCLIDPPPSNNVNFPIQHQPIAFRNPYHCSSSSSAEKKSSMAAMREMIFRIAVMQPVHIDPESVKAPKRRNVKISKDPQSVAARHRRERISEKIRILQRLVPGGTKMDTASMLDEAVHYVKFLKKQVQTLEQAEASRITRTLGVGFSSSNNNGNHVNYDAFSFKGSSSSCQQLCHNIVGSTSSSKLLS